A genomic segment from Candidatus Bathyarchaeota archaeon encodes:
- the purB gene encoding adenylosuccinate lyase: protein MPISPIDSGRYGSHEMRKIFDEEFRLQVVLDVEAAVAYAHSRVGNMSKIAADEISKKANTKYVKIQRCEEIEKSIGHDLMARVIALTEVCEKEGKRWVHFGLTSADVEDTATALQFKKALEIIEHDLVDLNKILLGLIKKYRHLVMVGRTHGQHMGVTTLGFKFAVWSREIARHLKRLSEIEERVLVGKIMGAIGTGAGLGEKAIEIQKIALEKLDLKPADMVTQVIQRDIHAELISFLTLVACSLDKIALEVRNLQRTEIMELMEPFEVKKQVGSSAMPAKRNPVKSERICSLAKLMRSLVIPAYENIPLWHERDLTNSANERFLFSNGFIILDEMLKKTKEVLKGIVVNNENMKKNLKLTGGLILSERVVNKLVEKGMNRQEAHELVRKCSMQALSQNSAFKDALKDNRTVSSIITDEEIDDCLDYTKYLGVTQELIDNTISITEKEIKKYKK from the coding sequence ATGCCTATATCACCTATAGATTCTGGACGTTACGGTAGTCATGAAATGAGAAAGATATTCGATGAAGAGTTTAGGTTGCAGGTTGTTCTTGATGTTGAAGCAGCTGTTGCTTATGCTCATTCAAGAGTTGGCAATATGTCGAAAATTGCAGCTGATGAGATCTCAAAAAAAGCAAATACCAAATATGTAAAGATTCAACGATGTGAAGAAATCGAAAAATCGATAGGACATGATCTAATGGCTAGAGTCATTGCTTTAACAGAAGTCTGTGAAAAGGAGGGAAAGAGATGGGTTCACTTTGGATTAACAAGTGCTGATGTTGAAGATACGGCTACTGCATTACAGTTTAAAAAGGCTCTAGAAATCATTGAACATGATTTAGTTGATTTAAACAAAATTTTATTAGGTTTGATAAAAAAATATCGCCATTTAGTTATGGTTGGAAGAACTCATGGACAACATATGGGAGTAACTACTTTAGGTTTCAAATTTGCAGTATGGTCAAGAGAAATTGCCAGACATCTAAAAAGGCTCAGCGAGATTGAAGAAAGAGTTTTAGTAGGTAAAATTATGGGTGCCATAGGTACAGGTGCTGGTTTAGGAGAAAAAGCCATCGAAATTCAAAAGATTGCTTTGGAAAAGCTTGATCTAAAACCTGCAGACATGGTTACTCAAGTTATCCAAAGGGATATACATGCAGAATTGATTTCTTTTTTGACTTTAGTCGCTTGCAGTTTAGACAAAATTGCACTAGAGGTAAGAAACCTCCAAAGAACAGAGATCATGGAACTTATGGAACCTTTTGAAGTTAAGAAACAGGTCGGTAGTTCAGCGATGCCAGCTAAAAGAAATCCTGTAAAAAGTGAAAGAATATGTAGCTTAGCGAAGCTTATGAGGAGTCTTGTTATTCCGGCATACGAGAATATACCACTCTGGCATGAACGAGATTTAACAAATTCAGCAAATGAGAGATTCTTATTCTCAAATGGATTTATTATTTTGGATGAGATGCTGAAGAAGACAAAAGAGGTTCTCAAAGGAATTGTTGTAAATAATGAGAATATGAAAAAGAACCTAAAGTTGACAGGTGGACTTATTCTCTCTGAAAGAGTTGTTAATAAACTGGTAGAAAAAGGTATGAATAGGCAAGAAGCACATGAATTAGTTAGAAAATGCTCAATGCAAGCATTGTCTCAAAACAGTGCATTCAAGGATGCTTTAAAAGATAACAGAACAGTTTCTTCAATAATAACAGATGAGGAAATAGATGATTGCCTAGATTACACTAAATATCTAGGAGTAACACAAGAATTAATTGATAATACAATTAGCATAACAGAGAAGGAAATTAAGAAATATAAGAAATGA
- a CDS encoding HAD hydrolase-like protein, with protein MSRTLSSSVFITDWEGPFGKNDYALELSAQYLPNGDNFFTLLSRYDDILADVLKRKNYGAGDTLKLILPFLKVYGAKNKAIIKYSTENAQLLSNSIETLRFIQSIMPSFVISASYCICLEYISEHIGLPKNNIYCTDLDIDKYELNEKEATRLREIAEEIGVLIKQLMKSDTELRVFLEIPENASRLDDFAEKDRIIIEKLDRFFWEDIYHMEAGRMLQEVEVKDSLGKAKAIEEIIEELEINPQEAMYVGDSITDALAFRFLKEKGGLTISFNGNEYALREAEISIISEDTLVTSILAYIFKNRGIEGVRDFVKEWGPEVVKEYCKDSILKSHINDSYFAKLPKVELISQKNMNQLIDESTNFRKAIRGKKIGALG; from the coding sequence TTGTCTAGAACTTTATCTTCAAGTGTATTTATCACAGATTGGGAGGGGCCGTTTGGGAAAAATGATTATGCTCTGGAATTATCAGCTCAATATTTACCAAATGGAGACAATTTCTTTACTCTGTTGAGTAGATATGATGATATACTTGCTGATGTTTTAAAGAGGAAGAATTACGGTGCCGGAGATACCCTAAAATTAATTTTGCCTTTTTTGAAAGTATATGGTGCAAAGAATAAAGCAATTATTAAGTATTCAACAGAGAATGCTCAACTACTTTCAAATAGCATAGAGACCCTACGATTTATACAATCTATTATGCCATCTTTCGTGATCAGTGCAAGCTATTGTATCTGCTTAGAGTATATTAGCGAACATATTGGATTGCCAAAGAATAACATCTATTGTACAGATTTGGATATTGACAAATATGAGCTGAATGAGAAAGAAGCAACGAGATTAAGAGAGATAGCTGAAGAGATTGGAGTTTTAATAAAGCAACTAATGAAAAGCGATACGGAATTAAGAGTTTTTCTAGAGATCCCTGAAAATGCAAGCAGATTAGATGATTTTGCCGAAAAAGATAGGATTATCATTGAAAAATTGGATCGATTTTTTTGGGAAGATATTTACCACATGGAAGCAGGCCGAATGCTTCAAGAAGTCGAGGTAAAAGATAGTCTTGGAAAAGCTAAAGCCATAGAAGAGATTATTGAGGAATTAGAAATCAACCCGCAAGAAGCTATGTATGTTGGCGATAGTATAACTGATGCATTAGCATTTCGATTTCTTAAGGAAAAAGGTGGTTTGACTATTTCCTTTAATGGAAATGAATATGCTTTAAGAGAAGCTGAAATATCAATAATCTCAGAAGACACACTAGTCACTTCGATCTTAGCTTATATTTTCAAAAATAGGGGTATTGAGGGTGTAAGAGATTTTGTAAAAGAATGGGGTCCAGAAGTCGTAAAAGAATATTGTAAGGATTCTATCCTTAAATCCCATATTAACGATTCTTACTTTGCAAAATTACCAAAGGTAGAATTGATATCTCAAAAAAACATGAATCAGCTAATTGATGAGAGTACGAATTTTAGGAAGGCTATAAGAGGCAAAAAAATTGGAGCTTTAGGATAA
- the hypE gene encoding hydrogenase expression/formation protein HypE, whose protein sequence is MKRITMAHGAGGSIMQDLIKEYILKYLGGSKAEVPLEALDDSAVIDDIVLKSDSHTVKPLFFLGGDIGRLSVAGTVNDIVMLGARPLALSSGFVMEEGFPINDFEKILKSMQLTCKEAGVFVITGDTKVVEKGELDKFFINTSGIGRRSDELDKNIEEIKNYRRFDVRWLLDSNLKPGDKIIVSGTLGDHGIAILSSREGYGFKSKIESDVAPLNKLALRLLQVGGIIKMKDPTRGGLANTLNEWSEKSKVGILINEENIPIREGVKSACDMLGLDPLEIGNEGKIVIATVPEKAEAILSFLHKQKEGKEARIIGEATDDFNEVILETKVGGKRIISSPVGDPIPRIC, encoded by the coding sequence TTGAAAAGGATTACCATGGCCCATGGAGCAGGAGGCTCCATCATGCAAGATCTGATCAAAGAATACATTTTGAAGTACCTTGGTGGAAGTAAAGCTGAAGTTCCTTTGGAGGCTCTTGATGATTCAGCTGTTATTGACGATATTGTATTGAAATCAGATTCTCATACAGTAAAACCACTTTTCTTTCTAGGCGGGGACATTGGAAGACTTTCAGTAGCTGGCACAGTCAATGATATTGTTATGTTGGGAGCTCGGCCGTTGGCGCTTTCATCTGGTTTTGTAATGGAGGAGGGTTTCCCAATTAATGATTTTGAAAAGATACTCAAAAGTATGCAACTCACTTGCAAAGAAGCAGGAGTCTTTGTAATAACAGGAGATACTAAAGTAGTTGAAAAAGGCGAACTCGACAAATTTTTCATAAATACGTCTGGAATCGGTAGAAGAAGCGATGAGCTGGATAAAAATATAGAAGAAATAAAGAATTACCGAAGGTTTGACGTCAGGTGGCTTTTGGATTCTAACCTCAAGCCTGGAGATAAAATCATTGTCTCAGGGACTTTGGGCGATCATGGTATCGCAATATTATCTTCCCGTGAGGGATATGGATTTAAAAGCAAAATAGAATCAGATGTAGCTCCTTTGAATAAACTGGCTTTAAGACTTCTTCAAGTTGGAGGCATTATTAAGATGAAAGACCCAACTAGAGGCGGTTTAGCAAATACCCTTAATGAATGGAGCGAAAAATCAAAAGTTGGGATTTTGATTAATGAAGAAAACATTCCGATTCGTGAAGGAGTCAAATCCGCCTGTGATATGTTGGGATTAGATCCTCTTGAAATCGGTAATGAGGGTAAGATAGTCATAGCAACAGTTCCAGAAAAAGCTGAAGCAATTTTATCATTTTTACATAAACAAAAGGAAGGAAAAGAAGCAAGGATCATTGGTGAAGCAACAGACGATTTTAATGAAGTAATCCTTGAAACAAAAGTTGGTGGTAAAAGGATTATCTCTTCTCCTGTAGGCGATCCAATACCGCGGATATGTTAA
- a CDS encoding MFS transporter, whose translation MEELNNTQGSLYTVCFATFIISLSMSSYSILLPVYLQQLGGSYLDVGLLGTASGIPYIILPLIVGILCDRFGRKIFFHLGLLMAVVNAFLLMLTQAVYEVILIRAISSIAYAFFLPSSTAIVLDFSSVVERVRALGYLNFAWALGMLIGPLFGGLIVEKYDFTILFLTSIFIGAASFIPVLFKPIDMDRQLPEPSKALIKTHDEKWSALYPVFLIIFIVSIVLSMAFNVFPAYLNNLNFSPSYIGALFAVFGLTRALTFMQVSRITRIGDNISVIIGMLCVSLATFAIFVSIGLYPYVIIMIVLGFGLGILIPLSKAIASKVVKRKNLGSAIGATESIFGVGWTLSPFLGGLMAYSALGQASPYLMLSILSLITLAPVILLMRKYS comes from the coding sequence TTGGAAGAATTAAACAATACTCAAGGTAGTCTTTATACAGTTTGTTTCGCCACATTTATTATCTCCTTGAGTATGAGTTCATATTCAATCCTACTCCCTGTCTATCTGCAACAATTAGGTGGCTCATATTTAGATGTGGGATTGCTTGGTACTGCCAGCGGGATTCCATACATCATATTACCATTAATTGTTGGAATCTTATGTGATAGATTTGGAAGAAAAATCTTTTTCCATTTAGGATTGCTTATGGCTGTGGTCAATGCCTTTCTGCTTATGCTTACACAAGCAGTTTATGAAGTTATATTAATCCGTGCCATTAGCTCAATTGCTTACGCATTTTTCTTACCTTCATCAACTGCTATTGTTTTGGATTTTAGTAGTGTAGTAGAGCGTGTAAGAGCATTAGGTTATCTGAACTTTGCATGGGCATTGGGAATGCTGATAGGCCCCCTCTTCGGAGGATTGATAGTCGAAAAGTATGATTTCACAATTCTATTTCTAACATCAATTTTCATTGGGGCAGCATCGTTCATTCCTGTATTATTTAAGCCTATAGACATGGATAGGCAGTTACCTGAACCAAGTAAGGCATTAATAAAAACTCATGATGAAAAATGGAGTGCTCTTTATCCGGTCTTTTTGATAATATTCATAGTCAGTATAGTCCTAAGTATGGCTTTCAATGTATTTCCTGCTTATTTAAATAATCTAAATTTCAGTCCATCATATATAGGAGCGTTATTTGCAGTTTTCGGATTAACAAGAGCACTTACATTTATGCAAGTTAGCAGAATAACCAGAATAGGTGATAATATTTCTGTTATTATCGGAATGTTATGTGTCTCTTTGGCAACTTTCGCAATTTTTGTTTCTATCGGCCTTTATCCATATGTCATCATTATGATTGTGCTGGGATTTGGTCTGGGAATTTTGATTCCTCTATCCAAAGCTATTGCTTCTAAAGTTGTTAAGAGGAAGAATCTTGGTTCAGCTATTGGCGCTACCGAATCGATTTTTGGAGTGGGATGGACTTTGAGTCCGTTCCTAGGAGGATTGATGGCGTATTCAGCTCTTGGGCAGGCATCCCCATATTTAATGTTAAGTATATTAAGTCTAATTACATTGGCACCAGTCATTTTATTGATGAGAAAATATTCTTAG
- a CDS encoding formylmethanofuran--tetrahydromethanopterin formyltransferase — translation MVLIDKEYIKEKIDDTFAEAFDGLFCRLLITAERGLCEEDTKSSKIEFDPLRFAAYRATSTPAVVVGRTEAGIERWLTKDETPDGREGVILQFWGMYDKKKPLEEQAENFYKELSIRIRQDILSASGGTTRIYDWIGTNKSVHKLDAEERVGKCGGGYEWNGKDDDKKYINVPLMMGYDFKIDKTLNCGIGISGANIWFFCDSVETGRLVGKEVIKAMEKIDGVIASFYICPSGSMVGNYPPIGPPTNYPYCPSLKESIKDSKVPDGVKSIPEIVIDGTSLKVIKQAMHDGITAASKIEGLERISAGNYGGKLGAYKIHLLDLFK, via the coding sequence ATGGTTCTTATTGATAAAGAATACATCAAAGAGAAAATCGATGATACATTTGCTGAAGCTTTTGATGGCTTATTCTGCCGATTATTGATAACCGCAGAACGTGGACTGTGTGAAGAAGATACAAAAAGTTCTAAGATAGAATTTGATCCTTTAAGATTTGCTGCCTATAGAGCTACCTCAACACCAGCCGTAGTTGTTGGTAGAACTGAAGCAGGGATAGAAAGATGGTTAACCAAAGATGAGACTCCAGATGGAAGAGAAGGAGTGATCCTACAATTTTGGGGGATGTACGATAAAAAGAAGCCCTTAGAAGAACAGGCTGAGAACTTCTATAAAGAACTCTCTATTAGGATAAGGCAGGATATATTATCAGCTTCCGGGGGAACTACTAGAATATATGATTGGATTGGAACCAACAAAAGTGTACACAAACTGGATGCTGAAGAGAGAGTGGGCAAATGTGGTGGCGGTTATGAGTGGAATGGTAAAGATGATGATAAAAAATACATAAATGTCCCGTTGATGATGGGGTACGATTTTAAGATAGATAAAACATTAAATTGCGGTATAGGGATATCTGGGGCAAATATCTGGTTCTTTTGCGATAGTGTCGAAACTGGCAGGCTGGTTGGAAAAGAAGTTATAAAAGCGATGGAAAAAATTGACGGGGTAATAGCTTCTTTCTATATATGTCCATCTGGCTCTATGGTAGGAAATTATCCACCGATAGGGCCACCAACAAATTACCCATATTGTCCAAGTTTAAAAGAAAGTATTAAGGATTCTAAAGTACCCGATGGAGTAAAATCAATACCAGAGATTGTTATTGATGGAACGAGTTTGAAAGTCATTAAACAAGCGATGCATGATGGAATAACTGCTGCAAGTAAAATTGAAGGCTTAGAAAGGATCTCTGCTGGTAATTATGGTGGTAAGTTAGGTGCTTACAAAATCCATCTTCTTGATCTGTTCAAGTAA
- a CDS encoding 2-phosphosulfolactate phosphatase: MIKVHLGLFIEKGTDAVKRNDIVIMIDVLRCSSTIITALYNGIIEITPVESLEEAIELRKNQNDLILAGERNGLKPNGFDLGNSPNEFISGRLEGKKAVITTSNGTKALEKVKNCKWVLVGTFLNAESVVNAAFKLAKEEKSGITILLASSSEDIYLEDFICGGLLSKKLLSMGVNLDDSAYASMLAWNNAKENLNEIIKGSHHGEYLKGIGFENDIDFCLKIDFYPIVPWSNNGKIGLLPKERFIS; encoded by the coding sequence TTGATCAAAGTTCATCTAGGTTTATTTATAGAGAAGGGAACAGATGCTGTAAAAAGAAATGATATAGTAATTATGATTGATGTTTTAAGATGCAGTTCTACTATAATAACAGCCCTGTACAATGGAATAATCGAAATAACGCCAGTTGAATCATTAGAAGAGGCTATCGAGCTTCGTAAAAATCAAAATGATCTCATTCTAGCGGGTGAAAGAAATGGCCTAAAACCGAATGGATTTGATTTAGGCAATTCTCCTAATGAATTCATTTCTGGTAGACTAGAAGGAAAAAAAGCGGTGATCACTACTAGTAATGGAACTAAAGCTCTTGAAAAAGTAAAGAATTGCAAATGGGTTCTGGTTGGTACTTTTCTGAATGCAGAATCTGTTGTAAATGCTGCTTTTAAATTGGCTAAAGAAGAAAAGTCTGGAATAACCATACTGCTTGCGAGTAGCTCTGAAGATATCTATTTAGAAGATTTCATTTGTGGTGGTTTGTTATCAAAAAAATTATTATCAATGGGAGTAAACTTGGATGATTCTGCATATGCCTCAATGTTAGCTTGGAACAATGCTAAAGAAAACCTTAATGAAATTATCAAAGGAAGTCACCATGGAGAATATCTTAAAGGAATAGGATTTGAAAATGATATAGATTTCTGTTTAAAAATTGACTTTTATCCAATTGTACCATGGTCAAACAATGGTAAGATAGGGTTATTACCAAAAGAAAGATTTATCTCTTGA
- a CDS encoding adenylyl-sulfate kinase, protein MVKETYTGWAIWITGLPGSGKSTLAHGLYDNLSRLNIEAELISSDELRRELTPRPTYSEEERDLFYNCLAFVAIKLVKNNIKVIIDATGNRRKYRNKCRRKIKQFAEIYLECPQEICIQREKKRRNTHYAPKRIYDRAFSRKDTTIPGIGSPYEKPENPELVLNSNIMSMQECIKKSVNFILDNFEKMRSLTKKSFLN, encoded by the coding sequence ATGGTCAAAGAGACCTACACGGGTTGGGCAATCTGGATAACTGGATTGCCAGGAAGCGGAAAATCTACATTAGCACATGGCTTATACGATAACCTATCAAGATTGAATATTGAAGCAGAACTAATATCCTCAGATGAACTTAGGAGGGAATTAACCCCTCGACCCACTTACTCAGAAGAAGAGAGAGATTTATTCTATAATTGTCTAGCATTTGTTGCGATAAAACTTGTCAAGAATAATATCAAAGTCATAATAGATGCTACAGGTAACAGGAGAAAATATCGCAATAAATGTAGACGCAAGATAAAACAATTTGCTGAAATCTATCTTGAATGCCCACAAGAAATTTGCATTCAAAGAGAGAAGAAAAGAAGAAATACACATTATGCTCCAAAAAGAATCTATGATAGAGCATTTAGTCGAAAAGACACAACAATTCCCGGTATAGGAAGCCCATATGAAAAACCTGAGAATCCTGAATTAGTTCTGAATTCGAATATAATGTCGATGCAGGAATGTATTAAGAAATCAGTGAATTTCATTTTAGATAATTTTGAAAAAATGCGTAGTTTAACTAAGAAATCATTTCTTAATTAA
- a CDS encoding carbohydrate kinase family protein has product MKFDVIGFGAINLDKIYKTNKIVGSGGEGFITDIKAFPGGSAANSIAALSKLGLKTGYIGKIGSDEDGEFLLKSFENEGVSIDGIIKSKQGPSGHSVIFEDRLGEREIYVYPGSNDELEFEEIIIDYVKNTEALHLTSFIGERPFNAQKRLVELLRDLIITFDPGDIYASKGLEKLMPILENTEIVFTNTSKLEKEKEIITKNNYEVASKELISKGVKKVAVKLGSRGCFVTDSKESFHIEPYEVKVEGTTGAGDAFNAGFIYGYLKGRDLYQCGQLGNFVASYCITKSGAREGLPDREQVEKFERSLIKK; this is encoded by the coding sequence GTGAAGTTTGATGTTATTGGATTTGGTGCAATCAATTTAGATAAAATCTATAAAACCAACAAGATTGTAGGTAGCGGTGGAGAAGGGTTTATTACAGATATCAAAGCCTTTCCTGGAGGATCTGCTGCAAACTCAATAGCCGCTTTGTCAAAATTGGGTTTGAAGACCGGTTACATAGGCAAAATCGGATCTGATGAGGATGGAGAATTTTTACTCAAAAGCTTTGAAAACGAAGGAGTAAGTATCGATGGAATAATAAAGTCAAAACAAGGGCCTAGCGGCCATTCAGTGATTTTTGAAGATCGATTAGGTGAACGTGAAATCTATGTATATCCAGGATCTAACGATGAATTGGAATTTGAAGAAATTATTATCGATTATGTGAAAAACACAGAAGCTTTGCATTTGACTTCCTTCATAGGCGAGAGGCCATTCAATGCTCAAAAGAGATTAGTTGAATTATTAAGGGATCTAATTATTACCTTCGATCCTGGTGACATATACGCCTCTAAAGGTTTGGAAAAGCTGATGCCAATTTTAGAAAATACGGAAATAGTCTTTACAAATACATCAAAACTTGAAAAAGAAAAGGAAATCATTACGAAAAATAACTATGAAGTGGCATCGAAAGAGTTGATCAGTAAAGGAGTTAAGAAAGTAGCAGTAAAACTTGGTAGCCGAGGTTGCTTTGTTACTGATTCAAAAGAAAGCTTCCACATCGAACCTTATGAAGTGAAAGTTGAAGGTACAACTGGTGCTGGTGATGCTTTCAATGCAGGTTTCATTTACGGTTATCTAAAGGGTAGAGATCTTTATCAATGTGGGCAACTTGGAAATTTTGTAGCTTCATATTGCATAACAAAATCAGGTGCACGCGAGGGTCTTCCGGACAGAGAACAGGTAGAAAAATTTGAAAGATCTTTAATTAAGAAATGA
- a CDS encoding mechanosensitive ion channel: MMVLDFSVYVAFLGISTSILGVSWVSRDYLSSLIGGMIIRRIKRIKPGTRIKILGMPHVIKGDVLSVKTFRTTLAEVGDGDRLPGIRTGRIYILPNSDLVNNPVLMYGGKIVDQVVAYVERDPENGVRCMEEAIKKVGIKPKEVDMYQTKDKFAIYGVYESETEKVSKVRNNIMKFFVELNKKNSNTEVKSFPDLLESKITVPIRIDKFQV; the protein is encoded by the coding sequence ATGATGGTATTAGATTTTTCAGTTTATGTTGCCTTCCTTGGTATCTCGACTAGCATATTAGGAGTTTCCTGGGTATCAAGAGATTATCTCTCTTCATTAATTGGCGGTATGATAATTCGTAGAATTAAACGGATAAAACCCGGAACAAGAATTAAAATCCTAGGAATGCCACATGTCATCAAAGGAGATGTTTTAAGCGTAAAAACGTTTAGAACAACTCTAGCAGAAGTAGGAGACGGAGATCGTTTACCTGGAATAAGGACAGGTAGAATCTACATTCTACCCAACTCTGATTTGGTTAATAATCCTGTTTTAATGTATGGAGGTAAAATAGTAGATCAAGTTGTTGCTTATGTAGAAAGAGACCCGGAAAATGGAGTGCGTTGTATGGAAGAGGCTATTAAAAAAGTAGGTATTAAACCAAAAGAAGTTGATATGTATCAAACAAAAGATAAGTTTGCAATATATGGAGTATATGAGTCGGAGACCGAAAAAGTAAGTAAAGTAAGAAATAATATAATGAAATTTTTTGTTGAATTAAACAAGAAAAACTCTAATACTGAGGTCAAAAGTTTTCCAGATTTGTTAGAAAGTAAAATCACTGTACCTATAAGAATTGATAAATTTCAAGTCTAA
- the radA gene encoding DNA repair and recombination protein RadA translates to MAEPFDIKDIEGVGPVTASKLKEAGFYSIESIAAAPTREFVEKGGLTTETASKLTEAARKMAKIDFISAKELWNKRKTMIKLSTGCDSLNELIGGGIETQAMTEFWGEYGSGKSQICMKLSVMAQLPKEQGGNDGNVLFIDTEGTFSPERIISMAEVVELDPEKVLDKIYYARCYNSDHQTLIADNSFKLCHEENIKLVIVDSLTSHWRADYVGRETLSERQQKLNKHLHKLLRLAEIENLAVVVTNQVQANPAVFFGDPNRPAGGHVLAHATTHRIFLRKSKGNLRVARITDSPCLSSETEAHFVITEKGIEEVSEKEK, encoded by the coding sequence ATGGCTGAACCTTTCGACATAAAAGATATTGAAGGAGTAGGGCCTGTAACCGCTTCAAAATTAAAGGAAGCCGGCTTTTACTCGATCGAATCTATTGCAGCAGCCCCCACTCGTGAATTTGTAGAGAAGGGTGGTTTAACCACTGAAACAGCTTCAAAGCTTACTGAAGCCGCTAGAAAAATGGCAAAAATAGATTTCATCAGTGCAAAAGAGTTATGGAATAAAAGAAAAACTATGATTAAACTAAGCACTGGTTGCGACTCATTAAATGAGTTGATAGGTGGAGGCATCGAGACACAAGCTATGACTGAATTCTGGGGAGAGTATGGATCAGGTAAGTCACAAATTTGCATGAAGCTTAGTGTCATGGCTCAATTACCAAAAGAACAAGGGGGCAATGATGGAAATGTACTCTTCATAGATACAGAGGGTACATTTAGTCCTGAAAGAATAATTAGTATGGCTGAGGTAGTTGAATTAGATCCAGAAAAAGTATTGGATAAAATATATTATGCCCGTTGTTATAACAGCGATCATCAGACGCTCATAGCTGATAACTCTTTCAAGTTATGTCATGAGGAGAATATAAAACTCGTAATAGTAGACTCATTAACATCTCATTGGCGAGCAGACTATGTGGGAAGGGAGACTCTCAGTGAAAGACAACAAAAACTCAATAAACATTTACACAAATTATTACGACTAGCTGAAATAGAAAATTTAGCCGTTGTAGTTACTAATCAAGTACAAGCAAATCCAGCTGTATTCTTTGGAGATCCGAATAGGCCCGCTGGAGGACATGTTCTTGCTCATGCAACCACTCATAGAATCTTCCTACGTAAGAGTAAAGGAAATCTAAGAGTCGCAAGAATTACTGATTCTCCGTGTTTGTCGAGTGAAACTGAAGCTCATTTTGTCATAACAGAGAAAGGCATTGAGGAAGTTTCCGAAAAAGAAAAATGA
- a CDS encoding OB-fold nucleic acid binding domain-containing protein, producing the protein MRASLNHQRNLVYLSKITVKYGFTPEKLIDYLIKAKKDGRISYKKLEFKVREKTEDFTTYTVIYNKEIVSQFRLESKLLDYPESSKHKIQELILRMPPSRREMRKNSPYKIAELRKGLKAINLKAKVIEKSPTKEVFSRNGRKLKLSNVKISDGSGNIKLTLWNEQIGLVSEGDTVKIRNANVKTFRGEKLLNVSSRSGKIDVIKK; encoded by the coding sequence TTGAGGGCTTCATTAAATCACCAAAGAAATCTTGTGTATTTAAGTAAGATAACTGTAAAATATGGGTTTACTCCTGAGAAATTAATCGATTATTTAATTAAGGCAAAAAAAGACGGTAGAATTAGCTATAAAAAATTAGAATTCAAGGTTCGGGAAAAAACTGAGGATTTCACCACATACACCGTAATATACAATAAAGAAATCGTAAGTCAGTTTAGACTTGAGAGTAAATTGTTGGATTATCCAGAGTCCTCAAAGCATAAGATACAGGAATTGATACTTCGGATGCCGCCCAGTCGAAGAGAAATGCGTAAGAATTCTCCTTATAAAATAGCTGAACTAAGAAAAGGTCTTAAAGCTATTAACTTAAAGGCCAAAGTCATCGAAAAATCTCCTACAAAGGAAGTATTCTCCAGAAATGGAAGAAAATTAAAACTTTCAAATGTAAAGATATCTGATGGTTCTGGTAACATTAAGCTAACTTTATGGAATGAACAAATAGGATTAGTTTCCGAAGGCGATACCGTCAAAATTCGTAATGCTAACGTGAAAACTTTTAGAGGCGAAAAATTGCTCAACGTATCATCCAGAAGTGGAAAAATAGATGTAATTAAGAAGTAA